GTGTCCAAAGGTAGAAGCAAATTGCCAAGAAGATATCGCTTGGGGATGAGATTTTTATGAGTAACCAAATCAACAGCCCTTCTGGACGACCACGCAGCATCCACGCCGACCAAGCAATTCTGCAAGCGACCTTAGACTTGCTTGCAGAGGTAGGATATCAGAGCATGAGTATAGAAGCGATCGCTTCTCGTGCTGGAGTTGGAAAAACAACAATCTATCGGCGTTATACTTCCAAAGAAGAACTAGTTGCAGACGCGATAGAAAGTTTCAGAGATGATTTAGCGATCCCCAATACTGGCAGCTTTTGGGGAGACATGGATATTTTGATTAATAATGCCGCTAAAAAAATAGATAGTCCCCTTGGTCGCCAGACACTCGCTTTGATAATTAGTACAGCATCTAGCAATCCTCAATTTGCCGAGGTTTACTGGACAAAATATACCAAAGTCCGACGTGAAGCTTTGTCTAAAGTACTTAAGCGGGCAAAATCTAGAGGCGAAATACACAAGGATGCGGATATTGAGCTAGTTATCGACCTTTTAAGTGGGTCACTCTACTATGCACTTATTTTTAAACCCATAACCGAGCCAGTAGAAGCGTATATGCGCCGCACAATGAATCTTTTGATGAAGGGAGTGGGGAGTGGGGAGTAGGGAGAAGTTGTAGTAAGTGCTTTCGCAATTCCCCATTCCCCATTCCCCATTCCCCATTCCAACTTGTTAGCAAAATAACTTTCCAGTATAGGTCATAAATGAGATGATGGAGAAATTAGAGAAAAAGGTGAACAATTGTTATTTTTCTCCTTCCGCTTCTGGTTGCAGAATAGCATTACAGTACTGAATGAGGGTTGTCAAGCGATCGCTAATCGTCTGAAGTCTCGTTTGTGCAGTCGATGCTTGCCGCGCTCCTTGCAAAAACATCACATCTATTGCCAACAAACGCAATTGTTTACTCATTTCCGTTTGATAAGACTGGACTCGCCAGTTTTCATCAGCCAAAGGCACAATTTGCTGTCCGAAAAATTGCTGCAACGAGGCTACACGCTGTCGCAGTTCGGGTGCAGCGATTTGGGTAGTTGTGGCATCCGTGCGTAATTGCTCTAGCAAGGTTACGAGTGCCAAATATTTCTCAGGGTTTAAAGACATCCAGTGCTAGTTAAGATAGTATTAATGTCAAGTAATTTTTCTTCTACAATAAACTTCTCTTTTACATTTATCAGCACTAAAAGCCTCAAATTATGGTTTGAGGCTTTGTTTGCCATCAATGCATTTTCAAGTTTATGATCCTTGAAACTCAAACTGGATGACTACCAACAGCCATTGGAAAATCATCCTGACACTGTTTTTTCTACCCGTCTCTGGGCGACAGCATCTTCTTCAGTTGATGCTGGCAGTTTTATTTATCATTCACTTAATCTACCGATCCTATCCAAACCCAATTGTATGAGCAGTCTAGCTATTAATTCACCAATTGATCTAGCCATTCCAGAATGGTTAAAAAAATGTTTGAAGGAGTCATCGACAAGTCACGGCGAAGCGGAAGATGACCGAAGGCATAATGATGCAGTCTTAATTGGTCGCGCATTTGAATTTGCTTACCAACTGCACCAAGGTCAATACCGGAAATCGGGAGAAGCATACATTGCCCATCCCATCGCTGTAGCTGACTTGCTGCGTGACTTGGGAGGTAGTGCTGCTATGATAGCAGCTGGATTTCTTCATGATGTTGTTGAAGATACAGAAGTTACAAGTGAAGAAATAGAAGAACGCTTTGGCCCAGAAGTACGCCAATTGGTTGAAGGTGTAACAAAGCTTTCTAAAATCAATTTCACCAGCAAAACCGAAAGCCAAGCCGAAAACTTCCGGCGGATGTTTTTGGCAATGGCGCAAGATATTCGCGTAATTGTGGTGAAATTGGCAGATCGTTTGCATAATATGCGAACTTTACAATATATGTCAGAAGCTAGCCGCCGCCGCAGTGCCCAGGAAACGCGAGATATTTTCGCACCCTTAGCCAATCGCTTGGGGATTTGGCGAATTAAATGGGAACTGGAAGATTTGGCTTTTAAGTATTTGGAACCGGAAGCTTACCGCCAAATGCAAGAGCATGTTTCCGAAAAACGGACGGCGCGAGAAGAGAAACTGGCTAGGGCTACAGACATTCTGCGGGAACGTTTGCAGCAAGCCGGAATCCGCTTTCAGGATATTAGCGGTCGTCCTAAGCATCTTTATAGCATTTACCAAAAAATGCACCGCCAGCAAAAAGAATTTCATGAAATCTATGATTTGGCTGCGTTGCGGATTATTGTTCAAAGCAATGAGGAATGTTATCGGGCGTTGGCGGTGGTTCATGATGCTTTTCGCCCAATTCCTGGGAGATTTAAGGACTACATTGGGCTGCCAAAACCTAACCGATACCAGTCTTTGCATACTGGGGTGATTGGACTAACTGGCCGTCCTTTGGAGGTGCAAATTCGGACAATCGAAATGCATCATATCGCGGAGTATGGGATTGCCGCCCATTGGAAATACAAAGAAACTGGAGGTTCTAGTATTAGCCATTTGACAGCGACAGATGACAAGTTTACTTGGCTGCGGCAGCTGCTAGAATGGCAAACTGATCTTAAGGATGCTCAAGAATATCTTGATAGCATCAAGGATAATCTATTTGAAGATGATGTCTATGTCTTCACCCCTAAGGGGGATGTTGTGCCTTTAAGCCCCGGTTCTACCACTGTAGATTTTGCTTATCGTATTCATACGGAAGTGGGAAATCACTGTTCCGGGGCGCGGGTGAATGGGCGAATGGTATCTCTGTCAACGCGGCTACAAAATGGGGATATTGTAGAAGTTCTCACCCAAAAGAACTGCCATCCAAGTTTAGATTGGTTGAACTTTGTCAGAAGTTCGGCGGCAAAATATCGGATAAAACAATGGTACAAGCGATCGCGCCGGGAAGAAAATGTTGCCCGTGGACGGGAATTGTTAGAAAAGGAACTCGGTAAAACTGGTTTTGATAGTCTGCTGAAGTCCGATGCGATGCAGATTGTCGGCGAAAAGTGTAACTACCACAGCGTAGAAGATTTACTCGCTGGTTTGGGTTACGGAGAAATTACGTTGAACCTAGTGCTAAATCGCTGGCGAGAAGTGGCGAAGGGACAACAGCCTGTTTCCACAGTGTCGCCATTTATTCCCAAAGAACCAACATCAAAGGCTTTGCGAGATGCACCTCCAACTACTTCTCGCGCCACTGACTCGCCAATTGTTGGTGTAGAGGGGTTGGTATACTATTTAGCTGGGTGTTGTACCCCGATTCCTGGCGAACCGATTATTGGTGTGGTGACGCGAGGTAGGGGGATTTCAATTCATCGCCAAGGCTGCCATAATCTAGAAACTGTAGAGTATGAGCGCTTAGTACCAGTTCGGTGGAATCCAGGCGCTGAAAATAGTGGTCGTCCGCACACGTATCCAGTGGATGTACAAATTGAAGCCCTTGACCGTGTTGGGGTGCTAAAGGATATTTTGTCACGGTTGAGTGACCAAGGGATCAATGTCCGCCATGCTCAGGTGAAAACGTCTATTGGTCAACCTGCATTGATGGACTTAGGAATAGATATACGCGATCGCTCTCAATTAGAGCAAGTGTTTGTCCAAATTAAGAAAATGAGCGACATTTTAAATATCCGCCGCGTTGGTCAAATTGACGAGTAGGTGATTGGTGGGGTGCGTTAACGGAGTTTGACGCACTATTTTGCGATCGTTTTTAAGAGGCGAACCGCAGAGGCGCAGAGGGCGCAGAGAAAGAGAGGAGGAAATCAATGTAATGAGGTAGCAATTTTGCCTTATTAGCTAACTTGAATATTGAATACATCTATAAGCAAAAGATGGGTGAATATCAAGAGTTTGAAAATATTTGTTTTGTCGATATGCTGGATCATACCTCCTTTGAAGGCAAGCAATTAGATTTATTTGCCATGAGTGTATAAAACACAGAGAGAATTAAACGGCAAAATGAAAGTAAAATATCAGTGATTATTGGTAATCCTCCATATAATGCAAGGCAAGAAGAGCAAGGGGATAGAACAGAAAAGGGATTTGACCCCACCTGAACGAGAACCACTTATAAGAAACCCATGTTCCGCTTCGCTTCACAACAGAGGGAAGAGGCGACTTCCCCCTACCTCTTTGTTCAAGATGGACGCGGTTTAAATCATAATCCCAACATAATAGTCATTATAGATAAAAACTTATATATGACAAATTACGACTAAAATTAAGTTACAAAATAAGTGAAAACAGTAATTCATAATCTAAATACAATAGTCTCGATAAACAAGAGTTTATATATTAGAAATTATTCACATGGTTAACAAAAATAGATAAATTTTTCCTTATACATGCAATCTAATATTTGTTTAATAATTCGAGACTCCGAGTGAACTAATTGGGCTTCAAAGGCTGTAAACTGATTTCAACAAGGTGAATGATGCCTCTGCGTCACACTAGAGCAGAGCCAATAAATAAACCGAGTTTTTATATAGGTAGCCGTGTCATTGATGAAATGGCTACGTTTACGTTGGCAAATATAGCTTGATTAATCATTAGACAATGCAAGAAACACAACGTTTTTCTTGCCTAAATTGTCATAGCTATAAAAAATAAAATTTACCTTGAAAGGAGATATTATGACAGAATTTTTTAATCAAATTTCCCGTCGCAAATTCATGATTGCAGTCGGAGCATCTGCGGGAACTGTATTCCTTAAAGGCTGTTTGGGTAATCCTCCTGATAACCTGACTGGTGGAAGCACTCAAAAACAACCAACTGCTCAGTCGGTGGCTAATATTAGTCCCGAACAAACACCAGAAACTACTACAGTAAAGTTAGGATATATACCCATTGTAGAAGCGGCTCCTTTAATTATTGCTAAAGAAAAAGGCTTTTTTACAAAGTATGGCATGACTGATGTTGGTCTTTCTAAACAAGCTTCTTGGGGTGCAGCTAGAGACAACGTAGAAATTGGTTCGGCGGGTGGTGGGATAGATGGCGGACAATGGCAGATGCCAATGCCACATTTAATTTCAGAAGGTTTAATCACCAAGGGAAATAAAAAAATTCCCATGTATGTGTTATGTCAATTGATTACACAGGGAAATGGAATTGCGATCGCAAACAAGCACCAAGGCAAAGGTATTAGTTTACAACTCGCTGGCGCTAAGTCTTTATTTAAGGAATTAAAATCTTCAACACCCTTCACTGCTGCATTCACCTTTCCCCATGTCAACCAAGATTTGTGGATTCGCTACTGGTTAGCAGCAGGTGGCTTAGATCCCGATGCAGATGTCAAATTGCTCACAGTACCTGCGGCGCAAACTGTAGCCAACATGAAAACAGGAACAATGGATGCCTTTAGTACAGGCGATCCCTGGCCATATCGACTGGTGCAAGACAAAATTGGCTATGTAGCAGCATTAACCGCAGAAATTTGGAAAAATCATCCTGAAGAATATCTAGCTATCAGAGGCGACTGGGTTGATAAAAATCCCAAAGCTACCAAAGCGATTTTAAAAGGAATTATGGAAGCACAGCAATGGTTAGATAATTTTGATAACCGTAAAGAAGCCGCTCAAATTCTCGCAGGACGAAATTATTTTAATCTTTCTTCACCGGAAATTCTGGCCGATCCATACCAAGGGAAATATGACATGGGTGATGGTCGGAAAATTGATGATAAATCAATGGCGGCTTACTACTGGAAAGATGAAAAAGGTAGTGTTTCCTATCCATATAAGAGTCACGATTTATGGTTCATAGTTGAAAACGTTCGCTGGGGATTTTTACCAAAAGATTATATTGCCAATAATGCTGCTAAAGCCAAGGAACTGATTAACAGAGTTAACCGTGAAGATATTTGGAAAGAAGCTGCCAAAGAAGCTGGGATTGCTGCTGCTGATATTCCGACAAATACATCCCGTGGTGTAGAAGAGTTTTTTGATGGCATCAAATTTGACCCCGAAAAGCCAGAAGAATATCTCAAGAATTTGAAAATCAAGAAGGTCAGTATTTAGAGACGCGATAAATTGCTTGTAGAGACGCGATCATCGCGTCTAGGACAAATAACAAATAAAATTTGAGGAGAACACAGCATCATGACAATAGCTCAAAAACGCCCTGCAAGCCCCAAATTTAGTAATAGCTTTATATCCGGTCTGCAAAAGCAATTTCCTGACTTGATACCACCAGCGATCGCAATCGCAATCTTCTTGACTATTTGGCAACTATTTGCATGGACTCCAGGAGCCACATTACCAGGGCCGATACAGGTTGTCCAAGACACTTGGATTCTCATTTTCTGGCCTTTTTATGACCGGGGTGGCCTTGATAAAGGTCTATTTTGGCAGATTCTCGCCAGTCTGAAACGGGTTGCGATCAGTTATACCCTAGCTGCGATCGTTGGTATTGGCTTGGGCGTTTTGATTGGTGTCAATAAAACCATGTCCAAAGCTTTAGATCCCATCTTTCAGTTACTGCGGACAGTACCTCCACTAGCTTGGGTTCCCATTTCTTTAGCAGCTTTACGACAAAACGAACCAGCCGCCTTATTTGTAATTTTCATCACCGCCATTTGGCCGATTTTAATTAACACTGCTGTCGGCGTTACCCAAATTCCCCAAGATTACAACAACGTCGCCAAAGTTCTGCAACTTAGCCGCAAAGACTATTTCTTTAATATTTTGATTCCTGCGGCATTACCCTACATTTTCACAGGGTTGAGAATTGCGATCGGTTTAGCTTGGTTAGCCATTATCGCCGCCGAAATCGTCATGTCCGGTATTGTCGGAATCGGCTTTTTTATCTGGGATGCCTATCAAAATAACAACGTCAGCGAAGTTATTTTAGCTCTAATTTATATCGGCGTTGTCGGCTTGGTGCTAGATAAAATGATGGGTTGGCTGCAAAACAAAATTTTACCAGCAGAGCAAAAATAGTGAATTGGGAATGGGGAATAGGAAAGATTTTTCCAATCCCTAATCCCCAATCATCTCTAATCTTCAATGCCCAATGCCCAATACCAAATACCAAATACCAAATATCTTATGTTCGTAGCTGTCGATCAAATTGAAAAAGTTTTTGAATTAACTGGTGGTGGCAAATATATCGCCCTTAAAGGAATCGACCTCCAAATAAAAAAAGGGGAATTTATTTCTTTAATTGGTCACTCCGGTTGCGGTAAATCTACCTTATTAAATATGATTGCGGGTTTGGATTTACCCAGTGAGGGTATTGTCACCCTAGAAGGACAAAGAATTACTAAACCTGGCCCAGACAGAATGGTGGTGTTCCAAAATTACTCATTATTACCTTGGCGGACAGTAAGAGAAAATATTGCTCTGGCTGTGGACTCGGTAATGAAGGGTATACCCGCCGAGGAGCGAAACGCTATTATCGAAAAACATATTGATATGGTGGGTTTGCGTCCCCATGCAGACAAACAACCAGGAATGTTATCAGGTGGACAAAAACAGCGAGTTGCGATCGCCCGCGCCTTAGCAATTCGTCCTAAATTACTCTTGCTAGATGAACCCTTCGGTGCATTAGATGCACTCACACGCGGCAATTTGCAAGAACAACTGATGCGAATCTGCGAAGAAAATCAAGTAACTGCCGTCATGGTTACACATGATGTCGATGAAGCAGTACTATTATCTGACAGAATCGTGATGTTAACCAATGGCCCCGAATCTAAAATTGGTGACATTCTCGAAGTAGATATTCCCAGACCCCGCAAACGGATGGAAGTAGTAGAACATCCCAGTTACTACAGCTTGCGGAGTGAGATGATTTACTTCCTCAATCAGCAGAAACGGATCAAAAAAATTCGGGCGCGGAAAACTGCTGATATTGCCCGTCATGGGTTAGAAAAAGTTAACCTAGAAATTGGCTTTTTACCTCTAACTGCTTGCGCCCCCTTAGCAGTTGCTAAAGAAAAAGGCTTCTTTGCCAAACATGGTTTAGATGAAGTTAACCTTGTACGAGAAAGTAACTGGCGGGGGATCGTCGATGGCATTAGTGGGGGTTATTTGGATGCGGCTCAAATGCCTTCAGGGATGCCCATGTGGTTAACTTTGGGAGGACATAATAACCAACCTCTGCCCGTTGTCACCGCCCTAACCATGACTCGCAACGGTAACGCCATCACCTTGGCAAAACACTTTTACGACCGAGGCGTGCAAACCTTATCAGATTTCAAAAGATATCTGCTTTGCACCCGCGAACAACGGCACACAATGGGGGTAGTGCATCCCGCATCTATGCACAACTTGCTGCTGCGTTACTGGCTAGCGGCTGGTGGAATTGATCCAGATTGTGATGTGGATATGAAGACCATTCCCCCAGCGCAAATGGTAGCCGATTTAAAAGCGGGAAGCATTGATGGTTACTGCGTCGGCGAACCTTGGAACTATCGCGCTGCTGTGGAAGGTGTCGGCTTTACCATCGCTACCGACTTAGAAGTTTGGTTAGGACACCCCGGTAAAGTTCTTGGTGTGCGGGAAGATTGGGCAGAAACCTATCCAAATACGCACATTGCTTTAACTAAAGCTTTATTAGAAGCTTGCGTGTATTGTGCAAATCCCGATAATGCCCAAGAAATTCGCCAAATCTTAGCAGGGCGAGATTATGTTAGTACCGATTTAGAATACATTCAACTCGAAGATCCAGATAATCTCACCTGTGATATAGATCATCCGTTGCAAGACTATGCCCATCACCAATTTTATTCTGAATCTGCCATTAACCGCCCCAGCCGCACCGAACAAATTTGGATTATGAGTCAATTAGCGCGTTGGGGTGACACACCCTTCCCCAGAAATTGGGTAGAAGTTGTTGAACGGGTTTGTCGGGTGCGTGTTTTCAGCACCGCCGCACGGGAATTAGGTTTGGATATTAGCTATATTCGTCAGCCGATCAAAATGTTTGATGGTACTCCCTTTAACGCCGACGATCCCATCGCCTATCTCAACAGCTTGAAAATTAAGTGTGATTTTTCAATCGCGGAAGTTGTTCTTGATGCACCAAGAAGAAAACTCGCATGATAAAAAAATCCTGACAGAAAGAGAGAGTGGAAGAAGTAGCACATCACACGTGAACCTTTTATCTCCGTTGACGAGTATTTGAACTGGATGAATCCACCTTTTATCTCCGTTAATGATTTGACTTTTTACATCATCTGAAAAAACCAACAAAAGACCTAACCCCCTACCCCCTTCCCTACAAGGGAAGGGGGAAAATTCAAAGCCTCTCCCCTTCTAGGGGCTACGGTGTACACACAAGTCTGATCATCTTATCCACATCGTTTTGATCCCCCCTAACCCCCCTTTTTAAGGGGGGAACTAGAGTCAAAGTCCCCCTTTTTAAGGGGGATTTAGGGGGATCAAGCCACATTTTGCACTCAGCACAGAGATGTGTGTACACCGTAGCTTCTAGGGGAGAGGTTTGGAGAGAGGTCAGAATATTCATTTGCACATCGCATACATTTAGCTTTTTAATCCCCAAATACCAAATACCATGCAAAACCGCAACTCAACAGCTACAAACACACTAGGAAAACCATTTGCAACTGCAACCACTAACCGCAGACCTTTTTTAGAAATTAAAGACGTTACCAAAGTTTATCCCACAAAGAAAGGCCCCTACACCGTACTCGACGGCGTTAACCTCAACGTCGAACAAGGCGAATTTCTTTGCGTCATCGGCCACTCTGGCTGCGGCAAATCGACACTTCTAAATATGGTATCCGGTTTTAACTTTCCCACCTCTGGGGAAGTGTTGCTGGAAGGAGAACCAATCACTAAGCCAGGCCCAGACAGGATGGTTGTCTTCCAAAGCTATGCCTTGCTACCGTGGCGGACTGCTTTTGAAAACATCTACTTAGCTGTTAACGCCGTTTATCCCAACAAACCACAAGCTGAAAAAAGAGCGATCGTGCGCGATCATTTAGCAATGGTGGGACTGGCTGATGCAATGGAAAAGAAACCAATGCAGATATCCGGTGGGATGAGACAACGGGTTTCTATTGCCCGTGCTTTAGCGATTCGTCCCAAAGTCTTAATTTTAGATGAACCTTTTGGGGCGCTGGATGCCATCACCAAAGAAGAGTTACAAGAAGAATTACTCAAAATTTGGGGCGATAACCGTTGTACAGTGCTGATGATTACCCATGATATCGACGAGGCACTATTTTTAGCAGATAAATTGGTAATGATGACTAATGGGCCCCATGCGAAAATAGGTGAGGTCATGGAAATTCCCTTTTCTCGTCCGCGCGATCGCGCCCGCATCATGGAAGATCCACAATACTATCAACTACGTAATTATGCTCTAGATTTCCTCTTTAATCGCTTTGCCCATGATGACGTAGGTTAAACTAATCGTCATTCTCCTAACTTCTAAAATGGTTCCTTCCAAACGAGTTTATTTGTTGCTAGTTTTAGGTATAGCGATCGCCCCGATCCTATGCCTTTTTCTCAGCATTAAAGCAGCGATCGCTATCATTGTGGTATTTGATGCCATAATTCTGGGATTGATGGTTGCAGATGGTATGCAGGTGCGGCGTTCTCGCGTGCAAATAACCCGCGAATTACCGTCCCGATTATCCATTGGGCGGGATAATCCGGTGATGCTAAAAGTAACATCGCCAAATACCAACGCCTTAATTGAAATCTGCGATTACTACCCAGCAGGGTTTGGTGTATCAGCACCCACACTCCGGGCGATTATTCCCAGTAATACTACCCAAGAATTGACATATACCGTCAACCCAAAACAGCGCGGCCAGTTCCCTTGGGGAAATATTCAAGTCCGCCAGTTGGGAATTTGGGGATTAGCTTGGGATGATTGGCAAATTGCCCAAAGTCTGCCAGTGAAAGTTTATCCTGATTTAGTGGGATTGCGATCGCTGACAATTCGTTTGACATTGCAATCATCAGGATCGATCCGTCAACGCAAAACTGGTATTGGTACAGAGTTTGCCGAACTGCGGAATTATCGCACTGGTGACGATTTGCGCTTTATTGATTGGAAAGCTACCGCCCGTCGGGTTGGGGCTTATAATAATGCAACGCCACTGGTAAGGGTTCTAGAACCAGAACAAGAACAAACTTTACTAATCTTGCTCGATCGCGGCCGCTTAATGACCGCAAAGGTGCAGAATTTGCAGCGATTTGACTGGGGTTTGAATGCAACCTTATCCTTAGCATTGGCGGGATTACATCGTGGCGATCGCGTCGGTGTTGGTGTATTTGACCGCCAGATGCATACGTGGATTCCCCCAGAACGCGGCCAACATCATTTAAATCAGTTAATCGATCGCTTAACTCCAATTCAACCAGTATTATTTGAATCCGATTATTTGGGGGCGGTGACAAATGTTTTACAACGTCAAACTCGCAGGGCGCTAGTAGTCGTGATTACCGACTTAGTTGATGTCACCGCCTCTACAGAACTCCTGGCTGCACTTTCCAAGTTAGCGCCTCGCTATCTGCCATTTTGCGTAACTCTGCGAGATCCGCAAGTTGATCGTTTAGCACATACCTTCACAGATGATGTTACAGAAACTTATGCCCGTGCAGTGGCACTAGATTTACTAATGCAACGACAAATAGCATTTGCTCAATTGAAACAAAAAGGTGTATTAGTTCTAGATGCACCAGCAAATCAAATTGCCGATGAGATAGTTGAGCGATATCTGCAACTCAAAGCGCGGAATCAACTTTAGTCGAGACGCATTAGCATCTCGACTAATCACAATTAAACAACCACAAAATTGTTGTTAGTTAGTGACAATCCAGTTGATAGTTGGGCAAATTTTACCTGAGTAAACCCAGTCGCACTGCCATCTTGGTCAAAATACAGTCCACCAGTAGAACTGTCATAAATGAATCGTTGAGCGATCGTTGTTGCAGATGTTCCGATGGTAAACTGGCTAGCTGAAAGTGAACCTATTGATAAACCGCCACCAAAATCATAAGCCGATACCTGAATCAAGTCATTACTGGCGTTGAAGTCATAAAGACTATCAACACCTTCATTGTAACTATTGAAAGCAAAGGTATCAGTCCCATTCCCTCCATAAAGGCTGTCATTACCTTTTCCACCTGTGAGGGTATCATTGCCGTTGCTGCCCACAATCAAGTCATTGTAGTCTGTACCTGAGATATTTAATGCTTCAATATTGTTGTAATTAACTAGATACCCGTCTGCCGTAAACGATCCAGTGTTAGTAGTAGCATTAAAAGTCGAGGCGATTCCCTTTGTAGCAATGTAGTAATTGATGGACAACAAATCGTTACCATTACCGCCATTTACTGTTTGAGTAGCTAAGTCAGATGGGGCAGGATCTGAGGATATGGTGGCTAAATAGAAGGAATCATTGCCATCACCCCCAGAGAGCAGATTATTACCTTTTGTATTGCTAGCACTGAAGGTATCGTCACCAGCGCCACCGTTGAGGGTATTATCACCTATTGAAGATTCTATATCCAATAAATCATTGCCATCCTCACCAGAGAGGAAGTTATCGCCTGTTGAGTACCTAGCATTCAAATTATCGTTACCTGCACCACCATTGAGGGTGTTATTGCCTAAAGAGCGAGTGTCGAAGGTATTTCCACGATCTTCGTAGTAGGAGCCAGAGATATCAAGAGTATCATTGCCATCGCCCCCAGAGAGCAGATTATCACCTCTTGAACTGCTAGCACTCAAACTGTCGTTGCCAGCACCGCCATTAAGGGTGTTATTACCTAAAGAGTGGGAGGAATTGTCGCCACCAAAGATGTCAAGAGTATCATTGCCATCGCCCCCAGAGAGAAGGTTATCACCTTCTGAACTGCTAGCATTCAAACTGTCGTTACCAATACCACCATCAAGAATATTATCACCTGCACCACTCTCGAGAGTATCATTTCCTGCACCACCAATCAGAGTATCATTTCCCGCATCACCTCTGAGGATGTCATTACCACTTAAGCCATCGATGATGTCATTACCACCTTGACCATTGATGACATCATTGGAGTTATCAAAGCCTGTAATATTGTTATCCAGGTTATTCAGGAAGGTAACAGTGTTCCTTTTGAATAGGGTAGTTTGAGTAGAATTAGCATCAAACACATCAAAACTGTCGGTGATGCTAGTTTGTCCATCAAACAGGATATTGCCAATAGCAGGACGTGAAGAAGTTGCTGGCAGATTATCCAGGTTTTCTAATTTGAAGTTTTGCAGAATGACTTTGCTATCAGCAGAACCTTCAAAGGTAATTTCTAAGTTGTTACCATTTTGAGTTAATTGCAGATTTTGAGCAGTGAATTGATCGCCTGTAAATTGCAAAGTATCTGAGGAGGCGATCGCAGTTGCTGAGGGATTTGAGCCTTTACCT
This genomic interval from Nostoc sp. KVJ3 contains the following:
- a CDS encoding DUF58 domain-containing protein; the protein is MVPSKRVYLLLVLGIAIAPILCLFLSIKAAIAIIVVFDAIILGLMVADGMQVRRSRVQITRELPSRLSIGRDNPVMLKVTSPNTNALIEICDYYPAGFGVSAPTLRAIIPSNTTQELTYTVNPKQRGQFPWGNIQVRQLGIWGLAWDDWQIAQSLPVKVYPDLVGLRSLTIRLTLQSSGSIRQRKTGIGTEFAELRNYRTGDDLRFIDWKATARRVGAYNNATPLVRVLEPEQEQTLLILLDRGRLMTAKVQNLQRFDWGLNATLSLALAGLHRGDRVGVGVFDRQMHTWIPPERGQHHLNQLIDRLTPIQPVLFESDYLGAVTNVLQRQTRRALVVVITDLVDVTASTELLAALSKLAPRYLPFCVTLRDPQVDRLAHTFTDDVTETYARAVALDLLMQRQIAFAQLKQKGVLVLDAPANQIADEIVERYLQLKARNQL
- a CDS encoding nitrate ABC transporter ATP-binding protein (This model describes the ATP binding subunits of ATP-binding cassette (ABC) transporters for nitrate transport, or for bicarbonate transport, in bacteria and archaea.), whose amino-acid sequence is MPNAQYQIPNTKYLMFVAVDQIEKVFELTGGGKYIALKGIDLQIKKGEFISLIGHSGCGKSTLLNMIAGLDLPSEGIVTLEGQRITKPGPDRMVVFQNYSLLPWRTVRENIALAVDSVMKGIPAEERNAIIEKHIDMVGLRPHADKQPGMLSGGQKQRVAIARALAIRPKLLLLDEPFGALDALTRGNLQEQLMRICEENQVTAVMVTHDVDEAVLLSDRIVMLTNGPESKIGDILEVDIPRPRKRMEVVEHPSYYSLRSEMIYFLNQQKRIKKIRARKTADIARHGLEKVNLEIGFLPLTACAPLAVAKEKGFFAKHGLDEVNLVRESNWRGIVDGISGGYLDAAQMPSGMPMWLTLGGHNNQPLPVVTALTMTRNGNAITLAKHFYDRGVQTLSDFKRYLLCTREQRHTMGVVHPASMHNLLLRYWLAAGGIDPDCDVDMKTIPPAQMVADLKAGSIDGYCVGEPWNYRAAVEGVGFTIATDLEVWLGHPGKVLGVREDWAETYPNTHIALTKALLEACVYCANPDNAQEIRQILAGRDYVSTDLEYIQLEDPDNLTCDIDHPLQDYAHHQFYSESAINRPSRTEQIWIMSQLARWGDTPFPRNWVEVVERVCRVRVFSTAARELGLDISYIRQPIKMFDGTPFNADDPIAYLNSLKIKCDFSIAEVVLDAPRRKLA
- a CDS encoding nitrate ABC transporter ATP-binding protein (This model describes the ATP binding subunits of ATP-binding cassette (ABC) transporters for nitrate transport, or for bicarbonate transport, in bacteria and archaea.), yielding MQNRNSTATNTLGKPFATATTNRRPFLEIKDVTKVYPTKKGPYTVLDGVNLNVEQGEFLCVIGHSGCGKSTLLNMVSGFNFPTSGEVLLEGEPITKPGPDRMVVFQSYALLPWRTAFENIYLAVNAVYPNKPQAEKRAIVRDHLAMVGLADAMEKKPMQISGGMRQRVSIARALAIRPKVLILDEPFGALDAITKEELQEELLKIWGDNRCTVLMITHDIDEALFLADKLVMMTNGPHAKIGEVMEIPFSRPRDRARIMEDPQYYQLRNYALDFLFNRFAHDDVG